tatgtTTCTTTTAgtattctattatttaatagagTGAATTGAGTCGACTAGAGTAAAATGGAATAAAGAATTGagggaataatttttttggtgaattccagtgggaaaaaaaaaattttgcttgtccattttaccccagtatacttaatttttaataccgtcctgcttaaaaaaaaaaattatacacgcactaattattattaatatctttttatatatttttaatttttttatttactgccatgtaaaaaacattgtaaataattaatttaattatgaaaataaatatatagtataaatataaatttttttgctgcaATCTTAACTGTGTAACTTTTTCTACAATTTTCACACTTTGATGATGTTTGTTTATGGTGTGCCGTCAACtgattctattaattttataccaCGATTAGTGATCCTAATAAATTGATCTTATATTCGACATTcggttgaaattttttttgcattaaatgaaaaactaCAATCTGTCTAATGACAATAGATAATTGCAATGATAGAGTTCAACGTGTAGATTAGAGCTTTACCCATTTGCAAAATACACTAGTGCAGATGAAATAGTAAAAGCGCTGTGAAGTCCTGGGTTCAAATACGCTGAAGGCGTGTGGGTTCACTTCTGGGCTCTAGGAGGTCTTTCACTAGGGAATTCGGATGTTTGTCAAGTGTGGCTTGGTATTTTTCGCTGTAACGCGAGATTTCTTCTTAACTGTGGCAACAAATAGGTCTTTGTGGAGTGTTTTGTTGGATACGAACCACAGTGCGTTGATGATGGCTCTGAGAGTCTTGGATTTTCTATTCCATACCTCATTATTGCTTTTCTTTCTCATCTCTTCTACAATTGTTTGCAATCGCGAAGCGTGTTAGTGCGTAAGTGCCGACAGGTGGCAGTCTGGTGGCTTTGTAGAACGAACCTCAAATAAAATGGCAGTGCATTATATCaacttgtgaaaaataattaatttgctcACGGTAGGAATCAAACCTAAGTCTGGTCGGTACTTGAATTCGAGGACAATAATGTTCTCCACTCAACCCCAAGCACtgatgtataaatatatataatatttaaaaatataggtatatttaattttaaaattatttattaaataatcataatagtaATACATgcttaagtataaaaaatgagttCAGGAATTTGGCCGTCTTCGATTGAAGTGCCGTTATTATTTCCGGCGGCAAAACTAAAttggaatttaataaaatctttacCACTATTAGAACAGTCTACGGAAACGCAGCGCAAGCCTTTCGTGCCGTAATGAGAATCCGGGCCTTTGAATGTTGCTGAGGCTGTGTAAATAGTGTTTGCTATTATTTCAATAGGTTCTTTAAACATTAAACGATATGTATAATTAGAGCCGTCACAACTAAAACTCGTTGAATTAGTAGCTATTATTTTACTCGATGCGGTGTGACTTAATTCTATAAGTACTTCGTACTCTGCTGGTCCGTGGACACTTCCATAGACACCGTAaccaactaaaaatatacgcCGATCTACGCTGaatctgaaattttaaatattttattcacgagCCATTGGCTAGTGCGGCAAACAGAACTTGCATttcaaatatctttaaaactattgagtttacgaaaaaatttatagatatcgaatttgtagataatttaattctctattaaaaatgttcttaagacttttttcatatttgtgatatttcaaaagatatcgtcATTACAACTGTCTAGAGACGTAAAATATCATccgaatattttctgatacagaaaataaatatttttattacctgaTCCGGTCACTAGTGCCATTGTAACCCCAACGACTGTCTGTTTGTTGGAATCTACATACTGTTAATTCTTTGCCCATCATACGGCAACGCGGCATAGCTTCAAATCCAACTGCCGGCTTTggatttacggtaaaatataaaaataatgataccACCTAAAATaatacgataaattatttcattcgtAATATTAAGTATCAATTTAatgctaataattttttattaacttcacGGTCAGTCAGTAAACCGCATTGAGCTGGACCCATTGCGAATTCCTCGACGGACATTAATGGAAACCGTACTAATGATAATGCTCGGCCTAGTACTGATCGCTGATTTTCAGGTGTTACTGGCAATTGTTGGCGCACACATTCAGCTTCTGAccatctataattttttaaatttatttttaaacgacCCGTTTTAccacagtgaaaaaaaaaaattacctgacaacagcttgaaaaattttggattCTCTAACTCTGAGAGTGTCTCTCTCTAGCACGACCATCAATGTGTCAATATCGATGTCCGTAAATCCATCGGCGTTTAAAGCGTCGGTCGTAAATTTATCGATGGTATCCAAGCAAACTGCCGCCAACTGTTGTTCGTCGAATAATCTGGCTTgggttaataataaaaatgcatTGTCGCTGGTGAGATGACTGCGCAGAAACTCAACGCAGTGTTTTTCCAGCGGTGAGACCGCGTATTTTTTGGCGGTGTAGAGGGTAGTCATAACAGTATCCGGATCTATTTGAATTTCATCggtgtaaagaaataaaagaactGCCAAAAAAGCCGCTGGTTCAACATCCGGTACTTCTATTTCTGCTGATGCTGTTGCCAGAGTTCCGTTGAACATCGCGTCAAATACTGCGCTTCCGGATGATAAAACTAATTTGTGGGCGGGAATACGTTGCTGCTGGCCAACTCGACCCACTAAAAATCTAACgtctgataaaatttcattattgaataaaaatgagaaCCGTTCTTTCATAGTCGTCTTGGTGCCTTGCCAATTGTACAGTTGGGATGAAGCTTGAAGCTGTGGCTGCGGTTGTCGCGGAGGTAAATTTTGATGAACTTCCGCTGGTGGATCGTTGTGTGGACGCGCTTCCAAATGCAAAGTGTTGGCTGAATTACTTGGtctagtttataaattttaattattattatttttttatagtaagagaacattgtttcaaataaaaatattatttttttttaatgtgaggtccaaaaatttttgaataatccAAACTTTCctgtgtattttaaatgagaaaacttcaaaatcaaatgtaaagtattcaaaattaaaattaagagctgcAACTttcacgaaattttttttcaacctctACCACAATTTTTTGAAGagggagtaaaaaaaaaaatagtcgttccAAACGAACCACCCaaatatatacactgtaaaaagagcggtgttaaaaatggactcattttaactccgcccggtgtaaaaattaaattacaccgGTGTAGGAGGAGTAATtcaccggtgttaaaaataccggtgttaaaGTGGGGTAACCGGTGCAAAAACGGAGTAATATCGACGTAAAAGCAAGGTAATCGGTGTAAAAGCGGGGTAAACTGCGTCTGCTTGGAGAATGAACTTTAAAGAtcataaaacacaaaaaatgtcagttctttatgaaaattaataaaaaatatcatttattaacaagtatagtgatcgagtaagtaaaaatattcacaaaataaaatattttaacacccgTAAAGAATATCTACACCGGCGGCGGCATTATTTTAACACTGGTCTAGAATATCTACACCAGTGACggcgttattttaacaccggagACTTTGTTTTAGCACCGGTACAGAATACTTACACCGGCGGCGACGTTATTTTTACACCGCTTTcgatgttgaaatttaacaccgctgattttaacacctacaccgcttggacttaccccggtgatttttttcagtgtatatttttttcaagcaaacatatcgatgtgggtactcaaactcaaagaaattttatcagGAATAAAAATATGGCCTCCAAATTTCCTTATCAATACTCTAGCTCAATTactcattattaattaccGCCCACTTTataacctcaaaaaaaaaaattaaataaatacatgaaaaaaaaaaaacttacacaTCACGAGGAACTAAAACATTGCTAGTAGTTGATGTCGAGGGTTCTTCGTCATCGCACCCAAAAGTAGTAGCCCTTCTTGTGCAGGAGAATGTCGTAGTGACATTTCCAGGATTCTGCATATTTTGAGGCGATGACAATAAATTTGCATTGCTGGTAGCACTACTATTAacactattactattactattaccaACAAAATCATCATTATTACTTGAACTCGTAGCATCACTAtcattgctattattattactcgaCATTCTTAACTCGGAAAATCTACTCGCTACATTATTCGTCTGATCGTCAAATGATgacatttttatacaaaataattttagaaattttttcaatgttttgtttttttttattcatctaaCAGAAGTTCACTTCACTTattcttcaattattttttttttttaaataattacataaatatttaagctgACATTTAAATCcacttttttactttaattaacgAGCTGTCAAATTCGTTGATGATCGATGTATtggttagtaattttttactaattaaattatttaattactcagatattaaattaattattattattaataattaataagttaaatatttactagtgatagtaataataaaataaaataataaacaataaaaactaTCGATTTGCTCTGGCTCTAGACGAGCGCGAGCGCCATCTTGattttctgatttttaaatttgaacgcCAGATGGCGGGGAATTAAAATGTCTAGTAGTAAAGGACAGGCgggtgaattttttaaattttcgcgcgcGCGGCtttgaaagttattttatcaagcGCGCGCGTTATTACCGACAattaaatgtttgtttttataaaatttgatacgtcattttatttttgttattattattaagtaacctatgaaattaaattatttattgttgcaattacagtaaaataatttataaagaaactgacgtatgtaaataaataatttagtccAAAgttcgattattttaaatagtaattactcatagttatttaaataattaattaattaaataaataaaataaaattatttatataaaagtttaattatttttctatttgttgttaactatttaaacaattaaatgtcGTGTCAAATAAAAGGTATTGCTTTAATAAATGATGTGAGTGaggttaaaaaattgttatttgaaaattctattttGAAATGTAagtgtttattaaattattttactgagtcgataatttaattaatgatttaattgttttatttaattacagttGATCATGTTCCAAAAAATGAATTACCTCTACAGGATGCTGTGATATCATTATCATCAGCTGGAGATGTCTTAGGTCTAgcattacataaaaatataattattctgaCTTGTAAGTACTTgggataaattattttttgtgatgccagcatcgaaacttagttttatgagtgtgaatatagcagacatGACAATACAtgacttttgaataaattaataaattaattgacatcatttcatttatctaaatacgcatttttaaatttttactctacttacattttaattatttattttaaaatttaaaaaattgtcaattgtcAGTTACATTCATACTTATAAAGTTTCAGTATCTACAGTCAGTCGAAACAAACTAATTTCAGTCCAATGCTGCGAacaaatattagaaaaaaagaaaattagtaACTTAAATGattctaaattaatgaaattattattatagtacaATTGCTGAAACATTTGTGATTCTGCTGAAGTATAAGTTCTGAgaagtaatattaaatagttcaagaaattagaaatattagttaagatgactattttttcatttccatcCCTTTCTAGTTACCACAACCATGCCTTTTTCTCTCAGTCTATGATAAAAAATCCTCATTGCGCGCGGTATCTAACTTGGAAAGAAACAAATGATGTTTCTGCCCGCTAACTGAAGATGAtgctgaagttagccgacgtctaataattttggaattttttaaaaaaatgataaattgtaaaaaaccaaatatttaaaaaatgcactaattaattttttaattttttaaatgtgcattttttttttaattttcttttattaattatttagtctatatattattaattttaaatttgtctgatgtctgctacattcacactcattaacTGAAAACTTTTGCAATTTAAACTCTGATACTTGTCATCTGTTTAGACACttgacactgaaactttaaattccaatgcaggtaatcattaaaaatatattcaatcaataaaacaataatttcagCTAAATGGGATCTACAAGAACCATCggagaataaaaacaaatttcataTATCATGGACCGGAAGTTTAGTACCCGAGGCACCGGAATATATAACCTCGATTCTGTGTCTTCCGCTGATATCTCTAGGAAAATCAAACAGCGGCCCGGACTGGACCTGTACTCTGGTAGGATTCAGCTCCGGGTACCTGCGCTGTTATACCGAAACTGGGTGTCTTCTTCTGGAAGAACAATTACACAACGAACCGATTctcaatttaaaatgtcaGTCGCTTACTTCTCCGCGGCATACTGGAGATACTGGACTTTCGGAAGAGCTCCACATAATTTATGAATCAGTAGTCTGTATTTTGCCTGGCTTTCCATTTTTCTCAACCCTCCGCGCGTGTCGGAACTATCTGGCACGTGTCCAAGCGAACTACAGTAGTGACAAGCCGCCATCTTGTTTAACATTCAAAAAGCTCGGCTTCAAAGACCAAGATGTGACCAATGACTGCGAAGTAATTGGGACCACTTCAGTCAATACCTTTGATCACTTGATGACGGCTTCAATTTGTGGAGGTTTTCATGCTTCATATCGTTCCAGCGCGCCGCAACATAACCTAGTTATGGCTACCGGCAAGCGTCCTTATGTCGGATTTCATTTTGCTTTAGAAGGTGGCGCTGCTCCAGTTTTATCAGATGTAGCTCTCGCGATGGCCAGTTCGCTAGCAAACGCGATCGGTAAAATCGGTACCGCCGTTCCCTGGTTCCGTGGTTCCAAGCCCAGCCTTGAGAAACCCAAAGGTCCTGTTCAGGAAGCCGCAGAAGCGATGACTTGTCGCTTCGGGCTCAGTGACGTCATGCGCGAAGGCGATTCCTTGATAGTAAGTCCCAATAAGTCGCTGTCAGTGATAACTGACGCAATGGGTAGAGTCACTCTGATAAATAATCGCCGGGGATTGGCTCTAAGAATGTGGAAGGGTTACCGAGATGCCCAGTGTGGGTGGATAGAAGTCGCTGAAGACAAGAGATCTAAAGTCACCAGCAAAAGACGCACTGCCTTGTTCCTGGTGATTTATGCTCCCAAGAAGGGAGTAATTGACATCTGGGGAATTCAGACCGGAGGCAAGATCACGACTTTCTCGGCCAGTAAAAACGGAAGGCTTCTGTACATAAACTACGGCCTGCTGGGTCTCAATGACGTGGCGCCCACTTCTCCCAACCGCCCAGCGTATTCTTGTGTCTTTCTAGACCCACTGGGTGGTCTCAAAGAAATTCTGGTCCCGTTCCACTTTGCACTGAGCAACACAAACGGCAAGCGCGCACGCGATATTCATTTGTTTAAGAAACTAAAGACTTTCATACGCGAGCAGGATTATGATGAGGACAAACTAGTAAGTGAGGTTAGCAATATTtgtaaagatttaaaaaccAACGAAATAAGGCAACAGGTTCTAGAAACTCTGATGGCCAGCAAACATGTAATTTCAGACGTTTTGTTAAGTGTAACGACCATTTTTAATGACGCACTAGTCGATCAGGAAATGGAAGCCACTACAAAACCTTTAGTGCAACTTTGCGCCCAAATAAAACACGTGGTTACTTTCTAcaagtatttaaaatctaGGAAACCATCAGCCGAACAAGTTGCGCCCAATGAATCGGAATGGGATCTGGCGGCCATTTTGCTGTCATCTCCCCGTGAAATCACAAGAATTCTTAAACTTGTCCAGAGTTTGGAAGACACCGAGTCTAGGGCGCGCGTGACATTCAAAGGAGGATTCGTAGATTTTATTTCGTCATTTGATTTCGGGTGCAACCAAGTGACGCTGGCTAAGGACGTGACCGAGGATAAGAAGGAATTGATATCGGAACTGATCTATCAAGGCTGGATGGATTCGAATGAATCAATAGAGGCCTGGAAAGCCGCCGCAGAAGACAGTGGCATCCAAGGCAAGACTTTTATGGAACTGGCATTAGTCTACTGGCTCCACAAGCGACCCGTAGAAGTAAAGACTCTGAAGACTCAGCTCAAGCGATTCACTGACTTGTTACACGCAATTTGCAACCGGGATGCTGAGGAAATCTGCGTGGGCTACAACCAAGTATCTCCCTGGTGGAAAGACACCCGACAAATCCTAACTGAGTCTGTGAATCCGCTCCAAGCATTGACAGCAGCTTTGGCTTGCCGAAGTGTCGCGATCACATTGTCAGCGACAAGAGACCAGAGTCAAGCCAGCGAGAAGGAAGCTCTGGATGTAAAGAATGGTAACGTCAAAGACCAGAAACCAGATGACCCGCATGATTGGGAAAACGTCAGCAAAGATGTCTGTCAGTTCACGCTGCTAATAGGGAACCTAGAAGACATCGCGATCCTCAATCGAACCCTCCAGCGACCGCGGATTGATGACTCGACCAATTTCCTGGCTCTGCCGTTCGAGAAACTGGAAGTTTCACTAGGAAATGTGATTGCTGAAGGTCAAGGTTCCGTTTCCGAGATAGTTGCCAAGTGGCTATCGACATCTGGAGTCGATCCTTCGCGTCTCATTGATACTAGTGACGTAGAATTTGACTCGGGATTCCAAGTAGACGCTGCCGATACACAAGAAGCTAAAGAGCAACCTCTTACAAAAGAAGAAGCCGTCAGTTTGATAAACCAGTCCGTGGAAATCGGAAATGAAGCGCGAGCTGACTCGTCATCATTGGCCCAGATTTTGGACAAAATAGCGCTGCTTAAACACCATTTTCCTTATAGTCTGACCAGTAGCGTTCTTCTGGCTAACTTAACATGGCAGTACGTAATGGCCTGGAGTCGCGACGTCAGCAGACTCGAGATTCTTGAAGCTGCTCTATCAGTACTCAAACAAATACCCATGAAATCAATGCGCCAGGGTGTCTGCTGCCTGCTTTGGACGGTTCACATCAAGAAGCGGATGGAAGCTGCCGCTAAATTGATGAATAAGTTGGGAAAACTTCCGAAGGAACGATTGTGCGCTCAAGAAGTCGGACTGTCCGACATTCAAACCACGGTCTTTCTTCAACACTGCGTCAGCTTCTTGGACATTTTTCTGGACGCGGAAGTGATGGAAGAGGACAAGAACGCGGTCTTCAAGGCTGAGGAAATGTGGGAAGGACATGCGGGCCCTCAAGCTTTTGCTGCTCTGGCCATTACTCAGGTTCCTGGGAGCTACGACCTAATTCTGCTGCACCTGCAGTTGGGTTTTGTCTTGCACATGATCGCGTTCTTTGGGATTAAGTCTGTCAAGCCGATGACTAATTTGTTTGAATCAGTTGTAagtattacaattttttttttacttaattctGTCACTGGAATTTAAAGCCAATGGATTTGATCTTCTAGACTAGCAGATACTTTTTCCAAGACATCACCGATAAGTTCATTTTCACTTGGTACCACGATGACAAGAGAGACAGCAGAAGGTTAGATTTTCTCTACCGGATTATTACGGCATCCATGGAGTCAATTCATCAAGAGACAACGGAAGATGGCGTTGATTCAAAACAAGCTGTCCAGTGGATGAGCAAGTGCACAGTTTTAGCTTCCATGTGGAAAATAGACTGCGATAAACTGAGGATTCATCAAATTTGTCAGCTCTACGTCAATGGATTCGATCGTCTTGCAGAAGaagttagtttttatttacgtaaattttttactatgtaaaaatgtttatagtTGAGTTCATAAAAGAATGATGGTTCCAACcaccattttttacaatttccaTTACTGCGCACGCGCGTTAGTGCACATTTAAGGACAATCATAACCAAGTAGAGGAAGAAAAGTCCATTGTTTTGCAAACTTAAGTCCATTCCCAGTCCCCCCCCCccatctttaaaaaattttcaatggctTCCAACTGCCATAActttattagaattttaatgattaatttaaaaaaaaattgaaactttcaCAGAAAAAAGGACACATGGTGGCAGTTTTGCTAagacagatttttaaaaaatttcttacagtTGATGTCAACTgagagttaaacgaaattgtaaaatgaatttcagtaaaatcttcaggctaattttataattcgagTTTATGATAGTAAAGTTATAGTCTGTTCGGATTCTCCGCTTGGCGCACTGGAGCGCTTGCAATATACccgggaaaatttgaattcacaattgaatttaattagtagaaaaaaagtgaattactaattaaataaaaaatatattgattatCAGTGTATTGTTTGaagtgaaatttaaatgaaaaaaatttgagtatttcaaatcgatcattgattaatagaaattaatgttaatttcgTGTGCGAAAGAAGCGtcacaacaaaaaatatttaattcataaattattttacatatatatatatggattttatatatttatgcataCGTATATACGGGCCGTAGTCTCGTGTCTGCAACCTGTCTCGTAGCGTGTCGCCAATCTGTCTCGTAGCTTGTCTCCAATCTGTCTTTAATCTGTCTCCAAACTGTCTCTAATCTGTCTCCAATCTGTCTTTAATCTGTTTCCAATCTGTCCCAtgtaaaaaacgaaaaaaactattagtgcaatcattaaaaatatttttaattttataatttattttttaaaaaaaaaatccattcgTTTGCAGACTTAACTAAGAATTTTTCaaacgtaaattaaaatatttttaggtcATGACTTCAATTAATGACACGGAAACTCTCGCAGTAAATCTGATACCCATAGCAGGATTGCGTATGATGGcatttttatctaaatcaCCAGATTTATTAGAAGAGGTGTCAAGAATAAGTCCCGCGTTGACTcaatatttggaaaatttggtaagtaatcaatcaattaataattatattgataataactacaactaattttattttctggtgTAGAATCTACCAGGGATCATTATTACAAGTTGTTCTAATGAGAATAATatcgaattaattaaaaaaatatcacaataTTTACCGGAAACACACAACGATTATCACTACGCGCAATTAATGCTTGATGCGACGTTTATTTATCAGAGCGGGTGATTttgattcataaatttaaatatttttatgattggGGATGACTGTGATAATCatgttttgttttaaaatttatattcgattggtaagtttttattattttttatttataggtaattattattgtaattttagtttttacaaattacatatatagggcttatatatatatatatatatatatgagaattatagttcattaaataaataattaatgagattgttaaaataaattttatttttttcacaaaaataatctaaatccattgattaattttaattattactcttAAACTGGTCATACgtaaaaattgaaagataccaaatttgtagagaattaaatttcctacaaaaaagtattcaatgattttttatgtatctttgtttttttagaagatattgaagaaaaaagaataaataaataaaattgttaggAGTAactttttgacaaaaattatttatttataacaatcaatttaaataattatgaataatttacaaaaaaaaaaaataaataaataataaattcgtaTCGTTAATAATCGTTTCGCTAAAATAGATACAAAGGAAGAAATTGTCCTTTTTATCCTGGACgtttggtaaaatatttttaatctctatgatattataagtatatttagtatcttatattattaataattattaaattaataataaattaaaaaaataattcatggatgagttataaataagtaataattaatcgatagtaaaaatcaaaaatcaaaaacgtATTCCAAAATCTCGGTACGATGTCCTTCGGATTGTTTCCCAATTCGTGAATTCTGTGTGATGAATTTGACATCCTGGGCTGCCGACAGTCGTCAGCCAGTGGGccctgtaaataattttaaaaaattcaaattttcgtaaaaatttttgatcttgCCGcgtttttttcaaactttaatttttctcataaaaaaaactttttatcaaaaatttttccaaacaGTTTGTAAAACAAtcaaaattgttttcttaataaatgaaaacttttttttttttaattaaaaaaaataaaaaaaaaaatactctctCATTAAGTCGcgatagaaaattataattagcaACAAATCAGACCAactcgatttatttttattccgcTGGTTGTTCTGGCCCCgcgaaaaaaacaaaatagacAAACAATGTTAGTCTATTACTAACAACACTAGatagaaattaattacaaaattttccgCGGCAATTCAagccaaaataataaaataaacatataaatattaactcCTCATCAAttgttctttaaataattatttaaagataattattttatcgcaACTTCCTTTTGATTATTTgccagtttatttatttattctttatttataattaaaacattttaatttcaaccttgaaaatttttacccgTGGCccggaaaataattatttgcgttttaaattcaaatacgcGGTTGCGATCACACCGATtacgatatttattaattattaattattaaaccagCTAATAAACGAAATTAATTCCGACTTAACAAGCATGATTACttaattaaagataatttaaagCCAGTGACCTAATGGCCAAAGGCATTTTGGGACCGAGGTCAAATTCAACGAATACAAATCTTGACGTACTAGTGTCATTACAATTTACTGTTGATATACATTATTTGCAATATATGTAATCATTCTAATAGTCATAAT
This genomic window from Microplitis demolitor isolate Queensland-Clemson2020A chromosome 6, iyMicDemo2.1a, whole genome shotgun sequence contains:
- the LOC103579863 gene encoding BTB/POZ domain-containing protein 1; the protein is MSSFDDQTNNVASRFSELRMSSNNNSNDSDATSSSNNDDFVGNSNSNSVNSSATSNANLLSSPQNMQNPGNVTTTFSCTRRATTFGCDDEEPSTSTTSNVLVPRDVPSNSANTLHLEARPHNDPPAEVHQNLPPRQPQPQLQASSQLYNWQGTKTTMKERFSFLFNNEILSDVRFLVGRVGQQQRIPAHKLVLSSGSAVFDAMFNGTLATASAEIEVPDVEPAAFLAVLLFLYTDEIQIDPDTVMTTLYTAKKYAVSPLEKHCVEFLRSHLTSDNAFLLLTQARLFDEQQLAAVCLDTIDKFTTDALNADGFTDIDIDTLMVVLERDTLRVRESKIFQAVVRWSEAECVRQQLPVTPENQRSVLGRALSLVRFPLMSVEEFAMGPAQCGLLTDREVVSLFLYFTVNPKPAVGFEAMPRCRMMGKELTVCRFQQTDSRWGYNGTSDRIRFSVDRRIFLVGYGVYGSVHGPAEYEVLIELSHTASSKIIATNSTSFSCDGSNYTYRLMFKEPIEIIANTIYTASATFKGPDSHYGTKGLRCVSVDCSNSGKDFIKFQFSFAAGNNNGTSIEDGQIPELIFYT
- the LOC103579866 gene encoding rab3 GTPase-activating protein non-catalytic subunit, whose product is MSCQIKGIALINDVSEVKKLLFENSILKFDHVPKNELPLQDAVISLSSAGDVLGLALHKNIIILTSKWDLQEPSENKNKFHISWTGSLVPEAPEYITSILCLPLISLGKSNSGPDWTCTLVGFSSGYLRCYTETGCLLLEEQLHNEPILNLKCQSLTSPRHTGDTGLSEELHIIYESVVCILPGFPFFSTLRACRNYLARVQANYSSDKPPSCLTFKKLGFKDQDVTNDCEVIGTTSVNTFDHLMTASICGGFHASYRSSAPQHNLVMATGKRPYVGFHFALEGGAAPVLSDVALAMASSLANAIGKIGTAVPWFRGSKPSLEKPKGPVQEAAEAMTCRFGLSDVMREGDSLIVSPNKSLSVITDAMGRVTLINNRRGLALRMWKGYRDAQCGWIEVAEDKRSKVTSKRRTALFLVIYAPKKGVIDIWGIQTGGKITTFSASKNGRLLYINYGLLGLNDVAPTSPNRPAYSCVFLDPLGGLKEILVPFHFALSNTNGKRARDIHLFKKLKTFIREQDYDEDKLVSEVSNICKDLKTNEIRQQVLETLMASKHVISDVLLSVTTIFNDALVDQEMEATTKPLVQLCAQIKHVVTFYKYLKSRKPSAEQVAPNESEWDLAAILLSSPREITRILKLVQSLEDTESRARVTFKGGFVDFISSFDFGCNQVTLAKDVTEDKKELISELIYQGWMDSNESIEAWKAAAEDSGIQGKTFMELALVYWLHKRPVEVKTLKTQLKRFTDLLHAICNRDAEEICVGYNQVSPWWKDTRQILTESVNPLQALTAALACRSVAITLSATRDQSQASEKEALDVKNGNVKDQKPDDPHDWENVSKDVCQFTLLIGNLEDIAILNRTLQRPRIDDSTNFLALPFEKLEVSLGNVIAEGQGSVSEIVAKWLSTSGVDPSRLIDTSDVEFDSGFQVDAADTQEAKEQPLTKEEAVSLINQSVEIGNEARADSSSLAQILDKIALLKHHFPYSLTSSVLLANLTWQYVMAWSRDVSRLEILEAALSVLKQIPMKSMRQGVCCLLWTVHIKKRMEAAAKLMNKLGKLPKERLCAQEVGLSDIQTTVFLQHCVSFLDIFLDAEVMEEDKNAVFKAEEMWEGHAGPQAFAALAITQVPGSYDLILLHLQLGFVLHMIAFFGIKSVKPMTNLFESVTSRYFFQDITDKFIFTWYHDDKRDSRRLDFLYRIITASMESIHQETTEDGVDSKQAVQWMSKCTVLASMWKIDCDKLRIHQICQLYVNGFDRLAEEVMTSINDTETLAVNLIPIAGLRMMAFLSKSPDLLEEVSRISPALTQYLENLNLPGIIITSCSNENNIELIKKISQYLPETHNDYHYAQLMLDATFIYQSG